One stretch of Armatimonadota bacterium DNA includes these proteins:
- a CDS encoding LmeA family phospholipid-binding protein, which translates to MADEALAFGIESGTLTARNVKLRADTTVDELLVEIVGLRGSVQPDGDVRVTSKEAAVTAIISEVNLNRLMEASIPADAPVRSMRLAVLTGKIRLTGQVVKMGIGLPISADAVIRIEAGVRAMPDWQTMTAAGIGLPSAVVQFIENQLKSLLTLDLRDLPLPLWLSEAICEPGRIVLKGSARLNWPLEAQVTNGAARQEAAPSRV; encoded by the coding sequence ATGGCGGACGAAGCCCTTGCATTTGGTATTGAGAGTGGCACGCTGACGGCGCGCAACGTGAAGCTGCGGGCCGACACCACCGTGGATGAATTGTTGGTAGAGATTGTCGGTCTCCGCGGCTCGGTCCAGCCGGATGGCGACGTACGGGTCACATCCAAAGAGGCAGCTGTGACTGCGATCATCTCCGAGGTGAACCTCAATCGTCTCATGGAGGCCAGCATCCCCGCGGATGCGCCGGTGCGTTCCATGCGGCTTGCCGTGCTTACCGGCAAGATTCGACTCACCGGCCAGGTGGTGAAGATGGGCATCGGGCTGCCGATCTCCGCTGACGCCGTCATCCGCATAGAGGCAGGCGTTCGAGCCATGCCCGACTGGCAAACCATGACGGCCGCCGGCATTGGCCTGCCCAGCGCCGTCGTTCAGTTTATTGAGAACCAGCTCAAGAGCTTGCTGACGCTCGATCTGCGCGACTTGCCGCTGCCGCTCTGGCTCTCGGAGGCGATTTGCGAGCCGGGCCGCATTGTGCTGAAGGGCAGTGCGCGCCTCAACTGGCCACTGGAGGCGCAGGTCACCAACGGCGCGGCGCGGCAGGAAGCGGCGCCATCCAGGGTTTGA